From the Scophthalmus maximus strain ysfricsl-2021 chromosome 11, ASM2237912v1, whole genome shotgun sequence genome, one window contains:
- the LOC118299535 gene encoding extracellular calcium-sensing receptor-like, giving the protein MEAGGTLCTGQEKLENVETEFLDISNLRPEYNVYKAVYALAYALHDMQQCEPGRGPFSGHGCGNLQRLEPWQVVYYLEKVNFTTPFGDQVSFDENGDALPIYDIMNWLWLPDGKTEVQNVGEVKKSASKGEELTLDDDKIFWNFGSKQPPRSVCSESCPPGTRTARKKGEAECCFDCIPCSEGKISNKTDSMECTRCPEDFWSSPQRDHCVAKKTEFLSYHEPLGICLTATALLGTFICATVLGIFIYHRQTPIVRANNSELSFQLLLSLKLCFLCSLLFIGHPRLWTCQLRHAAFGISFVLCISCILVKTMVVLAVFRASKPGGEASLKWFGSVQQRGTVLVLTSVQAAICTAWLVSSSPAPHKNTQYHSDKIVYECVVGSTVGFAVLLGYIGFLAILSFLLAFLARNLPDNFNEAKLITFSMLIFCSVWVAFVPAYISSPGKYADAVEVFAILASSFGLLVALFGPKCYIILMRPERNTKNAIMGRCITKS; this is encoded by the exons ATGGAAGCTGGAGGAACGTTATGCACTGGACAGGAAAAGCTGGAGAATGTGGAGACTGAGTTCTTGGACATTTCAAACCTCAGGCCAGAGTATAATGTGTATAAGGCTGTGTACGCTCTGGCGTATGCCCTTCATGACATGCAGCAGTGTGAGCCAGGGAGAGGACCTTTCAGTGGGCACGGCTGTGGGAATTTGCAAAGACTGGAGCCATGGCAG GTTGTGTATTACTTGGAAAAAGTTAACTTCACCACACCATTTGGTGATCAAGTGTCATTTGATGAGAACGGTGATGCCTTACCAATATATGACATCATGAACTGGCTGTGGCTCCCTGATGGAAAAACTGAGGTTCAGAATGTGGGTGAGGTTAAGAAGTCCGCCTCCAAAGGTGAAGAACTCACACTTGATGATGACAAAATCTTCTGGAACTTTGGATCCAAACAG CCACCTCGGTCGGTGTGCAGTGAGAGCTGTCCTCCAGGTACACGCACGGCCAGAAAGAAGGGGGAAGCTGAATGTTGTTTTGACTGCATCCCTTGTTCTGAGGGAAAGATTAGCAATAAGACTG ACTCCATGGAGTGCACCAGGTGTCCAGAGGACTTCTGGTCCAGCCCCCAGCGTGACCACTGTGTTGCTAAGAAAACAGAGTTCCTCTCCTACCACGAGCCTCTGGGTATCTGCTTGACAGCCACCGCATTGCTTGGAACATTTATCTGTGCTACTGTTCTGGGTATCTTCATCTATCATCGCCAAACACCTATTGTACGAGCCAACAATTCTGAACTCAGTTTCCAGCTGTTGCTGTCACTTAAGCTATGTTTCCTGTGTTCACTGCTCTTTATTGGTCATCCCAGACTGTGGACATGCCAGTTGAGACATGCAGCGTTTGGCATCAGCTTTGTGCTTTGTATCTCGTGTATCCTGGTGAAAACCATGGTGGTTCTGGCAGTGTTCAGGGCCTCCAAGCCAGGAGGTGAAGCCAGTCTGAAGTGGTTTGGttctgtgcagcagagagggacaGTTCTGGTTCTTACTTCTGTTCAAGCAGCAATCTGCACCGCCTGGCTCGTCTCTTCATCACCGGCTCCTCATAAAAACACCCAGTACCACAGTGACAAGATAGTTTATGAGTGTGTAGTTGGATCCACGGTCGGTTTTGCCGTGTTACTTGGCTATATTGGTTTCCTGGCTATCCTCAGTTTCCTGCTAGCTTTCCTGGCGAGGAATCTTCCAGACAACTTCAATGAGGCCAAACTCATAACTTTCAGCATGCTGATCTTCTGCTCAGTGTGGGTGGCCTTTGTCCCTGCATATATCAGCTCACCAGGGAAATATGCAGATGCAGTGGAGGTATTTGCCATCCTGGCTTCTAGTTTTGGCCTCTTGGTGGCACTGTTTGGACCCAAGTGTTATATAATCTTGATGAGaccagagagaaacacaaagaacgCCATCATGGGTCGATGTATCACAAAGTCATAA